The Eremothecium gossypii ATCC 10895 chromosome VII, complete sequence nucleotide sequence TCGCGAAGAAGGACCTCCGCATGTCGATAACCTCCCACGCTAAGATCAATGCACACCACGTCATCGTGGCAAACGTTGCGGCACGGCCTGAGAAAACAGACTTGCAGCTATCGCTGTATTCAACGTTACAGTTGGTGCCCAAGTTGCCGTGGCCGTCTTTGTAAATGATGGAGACAAAGCAGCCCAGACAGCAGACAGCCATCACAAGGCCATACACTATCATGTCCACGATTACTTCCCAAGTAAAGATGCCCGCCTTGGAATCATTAGGAGGCTTCTCCATAATATCTGGAGCTGCCTTTTCCAACCCCAATCCCATTGCAGGTAAACAGGATGTCACAACAATAATCCACAACACTTCAACGGGCGAAAGGGGGAACACGGATAGCTTGTCTTCATCCAAGAAGGTCAATCCAAGCATCAGGTAGATAGCCTGGGCCACATTGGCAGCCAATAATTGCAACACAAACTTCTGGATGTTATCGCTCATTCTCCGCCCCTCCTCTACCGCATTGAGGATGGAGGCAAAGTTGTCATCGCTCAACACAATGTCTGAGGCGTCTTTTGCAACGTCGGAACCATTGATACCCATCGCGATTCCTACATTGGCCTTTTTCAAGGAAGGCGAATCGTTAACTCCATCTCCAGTCATGGCACAGAACTTTTCCCGCCGATGCAAAGCATCGATCATGCGCACCTTGGTCTGAGGAGCACAGCGCGCAATCACAAGCGGTAATACCGGTAATTGATCAAGCTCTTCGTCTGTCAAACTGTCAAATTGTGTGGCTGTCATAACCATTATATCCACCACTTCTTTCGGATAGTGGTAGAGATTGTGAGGCAAAATCCCGACTTCCTGTGCAATAGCCTTCGCAGTGCCGGGGAAGTCACCTGTTAGCATGTGTACATTAATACCAGCTCTGTGGCATTTTTTAACAGCGCCTGCTGTTTCTACGCGTGGAGGGTCATAAATACCGACCAGGCCCTGGAATATCAAATCACTTTCAACAAAGTCACGATCCTTCGTGAGACGTTCACCAAGAGACTCGGCTTCCTCTGCTGGGATCGTCTTTGTGGCAAAAGCAAGCACACGCAATCCTTCATTCGACAATGTATCGACATTCTTCTGAATTATCTCTAGATCATCCTCAGTGAGTGGATGTGTAACCCCAGTCCCTGGATCTAGCTTCCATCTCGTGCAGCATTTGAGAACTCTTTCAAATGCGCCCTTGGTGAATACATGGCGCGTGTTTTTGTCCCTTAAGTTGATATAGACCGCAGACATTCGTTTAATGGACGAATCAAATGGAAACTCAGCCGCATGCTCGTATATCCGCGCCGCATCGTTCTGTTGGGAACTGTCAGAGTCTTCTTCATCTTGCTCAGTGGTCAGCGCATGGTGTGGATGATCCATACGTGTAGCAAAGACCTGAATTGCGATTTCCGTGGGGTCTCCGTGAGCACGCCATTCCTTCGAGTCGCTATCCTTAAAGACGGTAGCAATGTTCGCCAGCGTGGCGGTATGCAGCCACGACTCAAACTTGCGGGGGTTGAGGCCTTTAGGAAGACTGTTCGATTGCCAACGTTGCTTGAAGTTTGCGATGATTCCAacgtcctcctcctcgtcaTGCTGGTACTCCCAGGGAGAGAAGCGCGGAATGAGGCTGACGTCACCCACGGTCGGGTCAAACGGAACGTTCGAGCGGTTTACTACAACAGTCCCAAACTCTGGCACCCACAACTGCTTCAGAATCATCTTGCCCTGAGTCAGCGTCCCGGTTTTGTCGGAGCAAATATCGTTGACCGCGCCTAGCGCCTCCAGCGAATCCAGTCGCCGCACAATCACATTCCGAGTAGACATCACCTTCGCACCAGCCGACATCGTAATCGtcagcaccaccaccagcgAGGACGGGATCATGGACAGCGCCACGCAAATGGCGTAGATTGCCACCTCCCGGTTCACAATGAACTTCTGAGTTGCCATCACAATCAACGCAAACAGCACCGCGATCGCAAACAGGATCAGCGCCAGCTTCGCCAGCTTTCGGTGCAGCGGCGTCCCCACGTTCGTGCCCAGAAACGAGCCCACCGACGCCTTGACCGTCAGCACCGTGTTCTGCAACCCGGACTTGTTCTCGTCACGTGATATCAGCGACTGCTTGCCCTGCAGCGACTCCGCTATCTTCCCGATCTCCGAGCGCAGCCCCGTGCGCACCACAATGCCCGTCGCGCGCCCCTTCGACACCGTCGACGACGCAAACGCCAGGTTTAGCCGGTCGCCCACCGGCGTGTCCTGCTCGAACACAGCCGCCGGGTCCTTCGCTACCGGTAGCGCCTCGCCCGTCAGCAGTGCCTCGTCCGTCTCCAGGTTCAGCGCCTCCACCAACCGCAGGTCCGCCGGCACCGTGTCCCCCACGCGCACCTGGACTATGTCGCCCGGCACCACCTGCGCCGACGCCATCACCACGTCCTCGCCGTTCCGTATCACGCGCGCCGACGGCGTCGACAGGTCCTTCAGCGAGTTCATCGTCTTGCACGCATTGTACTCCTGGTACGCCCCAATCGACACGTTCAGCGCAACCACGAACGCTATCACCCCGCCAGATATCCAATCTTTTATCGCCAGCGCGATAACCATGGAGATTATCAGCACCAGGATCATGGCGTTGCACATCTGTTTCAGCAATATCGCGCGCACGTTAATCccctcctcctcgcccAGCGTGTTGTCGCCCACAACCTCCAGCCGGGCGCGCGCCTCCTCTGCTGTCAGTCCCCGCCGCAGGTCGGTGCCCAGCAGTCGCGCTACTTCATGTGCGGGGAGTGCGTGAAAGTCCGTGCGTTCGTATACGTCCGTCCCGCCGCTAATCGCGACTTTCTGACTCTTGCTCATGCTATTATCTTAGTCGGCTCTTAGTTCGCCCGGCGTTTACTGTGTGTTACCAGCCGCTAGAGCCTATATCTGCCGTTGTAGCTCTTTGTGGCCGCTAGGGAGCTACTCTCAGACACTAGCATTTTATATAGCTAACCCCGCGCTCCTTACAACTGTCTGGCAACGATGATGCTGAGATTCCGCGATTCCGTGGGGATTGCGCAACCACGACTTTCAGGGTCCATACGGCAGTGCCTGTCCCCTTCCATCCCTGCGATAAGAGCACGTGGAAAAAGCAACGGGCCGGCGCGGGCCTGGCGGCgtccggcgcgcgccggggCGGTTGCACAAAACGTGGCGGCGACCACAAGCGAAGCAAGACAAAAGACGGGACTAACGGTTGAAAGCTGTGCGAGGCAGAGCAACGCAGAACAGGCAGCGGCGTGGCACAGCTAGGCTCAGCATCGGACTGGGCAGCGGTGCATAACACAGATAAGGCGGGACTTGGTCGCAGAGCCAAGGCCGCAACAGTAAGCACGCGCGAGCAGGAGGGacgcgcgggcgggcggggcgggAAGATGGAGAGGCAGCCGGAGTCGCTGAGGTCCGCGAACCAGTTCtcggcgtcgtcgtcgccaACCTCGGTGGAGTCGATCGGGACGGCGATGAAGGCGCTGGGCGAGCGGCGGAGCCTGGTGGAGCGGGGCTCATATATTGAGGACCTGGAGGACGAACGCGTGCTGCTGAACCGCACGCTgagcgggcggcggcgcgtggcgcggcgggcgacGAGCGTGCAGCAGAAGCATGCACGCATCTTCGCGGCGGAGGAGCAGGGGGAGAacgcgcgcggcgcggaggccgcgccggtgcggcggcggtcGTCGCAGTTCCTGAACGACGGGGCGATGAAGGCGTCCGAGTCGGCGACCGCGGAGCTCAAGAAGATGCGGGAGTCGCTTTTGATCAAGCGGGAGATGAAGCGCAAGCAACGCCATCTTCTCGACGACGACCGGGTGCTGGTGGGCAACAAGGTGAGCGAGGGACACGTCAACTTCATCATCGCGTACAACATGCTCACGGGCATCCGCGTCGCGGTCTCCCGCTGCTCGGGCCTTATGAAGCCGTTGAGCCAGCGGGACTTTCACCAGACGAAGAAGCTAGCATTCGACTATCATGGCAACGAGCTCACGCCCAGCTCACAGTATGCCTTCAAATTCAAAGACTACTGCCCGGAGGTATTTAGGGAGTTGAGGGCACGGTTTGGACTGGATCCGGCTGACTACTTGATGTCCTTGACCTCGAAATATATTCTCAGCGAGCTAAATTCGCCTGGCAAGTCCGGTTCCTTTTTCTACTTTTCGCGCGACTACAAATACATTATCAAAACGATCCACCACTCCGAGCATAAGCATTTGCGACATGTGTTGCATGATTACTATGAGCATGTAAAAGCCAATCCTGACACTCTTATATGTCAGTTTTATGGCTTGCATAGGGTGAAGATGCCCATCTCCTTCAAAAACAAGGTCAAAAATAGACGGATCTACTTCATCGTAATGAATAACCTATTTCCACCGCACTTGGAGATGCATACTACTTTTGATTTGAAAGGATCTACCTTGGGCCGCTATACAAAAGTGTCGAAGGAAGACGAGGACGCCCGGCCTGTCTTGAAGGACTTGAATTGGTTGGAACAACATATGAACATCCAGTTCGGCCCCCACAAGGGCCGTGTCTTCTTGAACCAGTTAAAGAAGGACGTCGACTTCCTATCCCGATTGAACATTATGGATTACTCCTTATTGTTGGGCATCCATGATATTAACCTAGCGGCAGCAAACAGCGAAGACATACATGCCATGATACCAGAATCGTCAGCGAAACATGCCCTCACTTCTGCGTTCCCAGCTAATTCTAACTCTAATATTAATATTAATAACGTCATTACGAACGCCTCGAATAACCACTTTTTCCAGCGTGACGAAGGCGGCATCAGGGCTTCAGATGCAGAAAACAAAGATCTCAACATCATCTATTACATTGGTATCATTGACTGTCTAACAAACTACTCTCTTTTGAAAAAGCTAGAAACATTCTGGAGGGGTCTTAGCCACGACTTATACGCTGTGAGCGCCGTCCCCCCCAATGACTACGGCCTGCGTTTTTATAAATTTATAGAGGACTCCGTTACTCAGGGCAAGACCGGCCATCGAGACTGACCCAGCATCGAACAGCTTGGGCCACTTTTACGCAAGATCAACTAAAAGTTATCACTACTCCGTATTTTTGGTCATAGTAATAGTGCATATATCTAAATAGCAACTTCACGGAACTTTTTGTACGGAACTTTCTCCGCAGGGTCCTCGTAGCAACGGCATACGCACCTCTGCCCTTAACGCTTGACGTTGGACGTTATCCTCGTCAACGTCTGCAACCCCTATTTTTACTCTTCAGGGGAACTAATGCGAGTCGTAGGCTCCCAGCGCGCAAGGATGCGCGATGCCGGTTGATTGAAGCAAAATGTATAAACTATATAATATATACCTGATAGTGCGCGAATGGTTCTTGCTGGAAGATAGTTGGACCGTACGATCAAGATGAACCAAGGTTACGGCTACAACGACAAAAGCGGGCGCGGCTACGGCCAGGGCTACGGCCAGGGCTACAGCCAGGGCTACGACCAGAACACCTACCCAGACGCCCATGGCCGTGGGGGTTATGGTCAGTCAGGATATGGTCGTGGCGGCTACGGCGGCGGCTACGGCGGCGGCtacggcggcggcggctaCTACAGCGGGCAACAGCAGCCTATCTACCACCAACAACCCCCCAGAAACGATGGTGACACATGTTGTAAGATGTGTTGCAGCGTGCTACTCTGCTGTACTCTCTACAGAGTCTTCTGCGGGTAGCTGGCTACCCCTTCACGACATTTCTAATATAGGTATCTATAGTAATTTTTACATTTATTTTCAGGGCAGTGGGGGCGGCGCCCACTGTCACCAGTTACAAGATTTCGAAGCCCAAAGGTGGCTTCAACGACCAACTTCTGTGCAGAGAAAAGAAGCCGCGACTCTCACGCAGAACATTAGGCTTCTATGCGGCGCTCTCTAACTGCGTACGGCACCGGATTGATAGTGTATTTAAAAATAGACTTCCAACGCTTCTGAGCGGGGGCGTTACCTAGGCAAACGGCCATGTACAAGATATATTGCCAGGAGCTTCTGCAGTACGCCTATCTGGCTGGGGCTACATGTGCAACGTGGGGCAATTAATCCAACAATGGGAAATTACATGGCTTAGCCCCACTGTTCAAGTGCCTCAACCAACTGGAGGGCCACAGTGGCTACACAAGTTGGGCAGGAGTTCCACAGCTGTCCGGACGGCCAGGTGCAATCACCTGACCACGTGGTTAATGCTGTCGGCGATAAGAAAATGATCCGCACCGATCGTGTCATTAACATGCGTTTATACGGCACCGTAACGCTGCGGGCATCGCCCGGCAAGTGTCAACTAGTTCCGCCGTGACGCTCAACAGCATTACAGATGCGCGGGTAGATTGACCAATGGCCTGTAGATGCACATAGTAGAACATATCGCTCTATCTCCGGTGCCATATCTGTTACGTCGGAACAAAAGACTCCGCACAGAGCGCACATCGTTCATCAGAGCAATGACACTGGTAGTCATACGATCACAGCAGTGGATCTGTATTAGAAGATAACATTTAGCATTACCCTCCTATGGCGGATAATACAAGTAAGAGCTGCGCGAAGCCTGCGGTGTTTCACGCTCTCGGCATAATGCGTCGCAGCTACCGACTACAGAGCACCAGTGCATAGGACAGCCCGGCGTTATGTGCATTTGCTCTCCCTTTTTACTACGACTTAGTTGAACTTCCACACACCTCGTTACAAGGGGTACTCCACCTACTGGGAGTTTTGGAATGCCGAAGTTGGAACGGTGGACTGTCAGCATGGGATTCCACAAAAGAGTCGCATCTAGCGGATTGACCTGTACATCGACTCTTGGTGCTACTCCTAAGCACATTGCGCAGCACTTACCGCAGTTAGAGCGTTCTCGGTAGCTGCCAGCGCACAGTGGCCGTTGCAATAGCGCTGCGACAATAATGATTAGGTAAGACCAATCTACCTCTTGCCCAAATATATTACTGTTGGGTGTTGTTATTCCTATTCCTATGGTGGAGCAATGGCGATACAAATGGAGATGCCATAGGGCGGCAAAAACAGACTACTCAGCAGATCCACCCGTAACTGATTGATTGCGGTGCCCACTATTATCCTTGGGTCATCCGTCGGCTTTTCTGTTGCGCCTACGAAGAAGCAAGTGCAACAAGCACAAGGAAGCATGCTTACTCAGAGAGAGCCATGAAGCTTGGAAGTTACCATTCCATAGCGGGGCATGCGTTCTCACCAAGCGTTGAATAAGGGACGCACGCAGGCCTGCCAAAAAATGCCTTGCATATCCGCAGCTGTGCGGAGGGAAGAGCCATGCTCTTCGAGTCAACAACTTATCCGCGGATATCGCCTTAGGAAGAAGGCCGTGTCTCCGTTTCCATGGGCAAGATTCTGCAAATTCCGTGTCATAGCCTGGAACAGTCCTTACCTACGGACTATTTCTACCCCGCGTTAGGTAGAAATAATATAGTACGGAAAGCATACGAGAATATTGGATAATAGAGCACGGACGACGGAGTACACGTATCCACTTTATACCGTAGATCCATCTGGCATAC carries:
- a CDS encoding AGL097Cp (Non-syntenic homolog of Saccharomyces cerevisiae YDR039C (ENA2), YDR038C (ENA5) and YDR040C (ENA1); Tandem gene triplication in Saccharomyces cerevisiae), coding for MSKSQKVAISGGTDVYERTDFHALPAHEVARLLGTDLRRGLTAEEARARLEVVGDNTLGEEEGINVRAILLKQMCNAMILVLIISMVIALAIKDWISGGVIAFVVALNVSIGAYQEYNACKTMNSLKDLSTPSARVIRNGEDVVMASAQVVPGDIVQVRVGDTVPADLRLVEALNLETDEALLTGEALPVAKDPAAVFEQDTPVGDRLNLAFASSTVSKGRATGIVVRTGLRSEIGKIAESLQGKQSLISRDENKSGLQNTVLTVKASVGSFLGTNVGTPLHRKLAKLALILFAIAVLFALIVMATQKFIVNREVAIYAICVALSMIPSSLVVVLTITMSAGAKVMSTRNVIVRRLDSLEALGAVNDICSDKTGTLTQGKMILKQLWVPEFGTVVVNRSNVPFDPTVGDVSLIPRFSPWEYQHDEEEDVGIIANFKQRWQSNSLPKGLNPRKFESWLHTATLANIATVFKDSDSKEWRAHGDPTEIAIQVFATRMDHPHHALTTEQDEEDSDSSQQNDAARIYEHAAEFPFDSSIKRMSAVYINLRDKNTRHVFTKGAFERVLKCCTRWKLDPGTGVTHPLTEDDLEIIQKNVDTLSNEGLRVLAFATKTIPAEEAESLGERLTKDRDFVESDLIFQGLVGIYDPPRVETAGAVKKCHRAGINVHMLTGDFPGTAKAIAQEVGILPHNLYHYPKEVVDIMVMTATQFDSLTDEELDQLPVLPLVIARCAPQTKVRMIDALHRREKFCAMTGDGVNDSPSLKKANVGIAMGINGSDVAKDASDIVLSDDNFASILNAVEEGRRMSDNIQKFVLQLLAANVAQAIYLMLGLTFLDEDKLSVFPLSPVEVLWIIVVTSCLPAMGLGLEKAAPDIMEKPPNDSKAGIFTWEVIVDMIVYGLVMAVCCLGCFVSIIYKDGHGNLGTNCNVEYSDSCKSVFSGRAATFATMTWCALILAWEVIDMRRSFFAMKPETDTPYTQVFKDIWSNQFLFWSVIFGFTSVFPVVYIPVINTKVFLHIGIGYEWGIAFAFSLVFWLVAEFWKFAKRRYYRNKDRAINPESDLENRRLHDPFEKYSSTLSRATTNIGTFRVTANSEKDIT
- the MSS4 gene encoding 1-phosphatidylinositol-4-phosphate 5-kinase (Syntenic homolog of Saccharomyces cerevisiae YDR208W (MSS4)), producing the protein MERQPESLRSANQFSASSSPTSVESIGTAMKALGERRSLVERGSYIEDLEDERVLLNRTLSGRRRVARRATSVQQKHARIFAAEEQGENARGAEAAPVRRRSSQFLNDGAMKASESATAELKKMRESLLIKREMKRKQRHLLDDDRVLVGNKVSEGHVNFIIAYNMLTGIRVAVSRCSGLMKPLSQRDFHQTKKLAFDYHGNELTPSSQYAFKFKDYCPEVFRELRARFGLDPADYLMSLTSKYILSELNSPGKSGSFFYFSRDYKYIIKTIHHSEHKHLRHVLHDYYEHVKANPDTLICQFYGLHRVKMPISFKNKVKNRRIYFIVMNNLFPPHLEMHTTFDLKGSTLGRYTKVSKEDEDARPVLKDLNWLEQHMNIQFGPHKGRVFLNQLKKDVDFLSRLNIMDYSLLLGIHDINLAAANSEDIHAMIPESSAKHALTSAFPANSNSNININNVITNASNNHFFQRDEGGIRASDAENKDLNIIYYIGIIDCLTNYSLLKKLETFWRGLSHDLYAVSAVPPNDYGLRFYKFIEDSVTQGKTGHRD
- a CDS encoding AGL095Wp (Syntenic homolog of Saccharomyces cerevisiae YDR034W-B and YBR056W-A), which encodes MNQGYGYNDKSGRGYGQGYGQGYSQGYDQNTYPDAHGRGGYGQSGYGRGGYGGGYGGGYGGGGYYSGQQQPIYHQQPPRNDGDTCCKMCCSVLLCCTLYRVFCG